The genomic DNA CCCACGCCACGCCGACGACACGGTCGAGATCACCTGCGAGGAATGCGGACTGACCGGTCGCTACGGCCTCTGAGCGGCCGTCGACTCTCCGTTCTCCCGCCCCGAGTAATCGGAATCCGTTTATACCGGTGCCCCCTGATTCCTGACGGATGATCCAGGTCCCCGTCCCAGCAGCGCCGCTGCAGGCCGCGGGTTCGGTCCCCGTTCCGCTGCTGGCCTACGTCGGCGCCTTCCTGGCGGCGGCCCTGGCCTGTCTGGCGGGGCTCGCCCGCCTCTCCGTCATCGAGGACGCCGACACCCGCCGAGGGATGGCCGGCCTCCTCGTCACGAGCGCCCTGTGGTCGCTCTCGCACGTCGTCTTCCTCGTCGTTCCCGTCGAGGCGGTCCGGCTGGGGGCCTACTACGCCGGCCTCGTCGCCGGCTTCGCGGCCGTCGGCGCGTGGCTCTACTTCTGCTCGGCCTACACCGGCCGCGGCCTCCACCGGAACACGACCTACCGGCGCATCGGAGTCGCCGCCTTCGCCGTCGTCGTCGCGCTGAAGCTGACGAACCCGGTCCACGGGCTCTACTTCACCACGACGACCGCGACGACGCCGTTCCCCCACCTCGCGGTCGAGCATCAGCTACTCCACTGGCTCGCGATGGGTCTCTCGTACGCGCTCGCGGCCGTCGGCGCGTTCATGCTGCTCGAGCTGTTCACGCTGACCGGCTACGACACCCGGTCGCTGGTGGCGCTGCTCGGGCTGATGGGGCTCCCGCTCGGCTTCGACCTCCTCGGCCGCTCGAGCCCCCTGCTGGTCGATATGACCTACGAGCCGCTAGGGGTCGCGGCCTTCGCGGTCGGGACCCTGTTCGTCTTCTCGGAACGCTTCCAGGCCGTCCGGCTGGCGGGCGACATCGAGGACCCCGTGGTCATCCTCGGCGAGGGCGGCGTCATCCGCGACACGAACGGTGCCGCGGTCGACCTGTTCCCCTCGCTGGAGGACGCCGTCGGCGACCGGCTGACCGAGCGGGTCCCCGAACTCGCCGGGGAACTGACGGAGGGGGCCGACGACATCATGCAACTGGAGCGCGGCGGCGAGACGCGCTACTACCACGTGTCCACGAACCCATTCACCGTCGGGAACACGCGCCTCGGCCGGATGGTCCTCGTGAACGATGTCACCCGCGAGGAGCGCTACCGCCGCCAGATCGAGGATCAGAACGAGCGACTCGGTCGGCTGGCCGGCGTCATCTCGCACGACCTGCGGAACCCGCTGAACGTGGCGTCTGGGCGGCTGGAGATGGTCCGCAACCAGCGCGACGACGAGAACCTCGAGGCCGTCGCGATGTCGCTCGACCGGATGCGCCGCCTCATCGAGAACCTGCTGACGATGACCCGGGAGGGGCTCGATGTCGGCGACCGGACGCCCGTCTCGCTGGCGACGCTCGCCGAGGACGCGTGGTCGACGGTCGATACCGACGGGGCCGAGCTCGTCGTCGAGGACGACGTGCGCCTCCTGGCGGACCCGGACCGGCTCCGACAGGTTCTGGAGAACCTGTTCCGCAACAGCGTGGAGCACGGCTCCACGAGCAGTCGGCCTCCGGCCGACGACAGTGTCGAACACGGTTCGGCGGGCAGTCGGACGGCGTCCGACGACGCCGCGGAGCACGGCACCGACACCGTCACGGTCACCGTCGGCGCGCTCGATGTCACCGACGGCGACGATGTGGGCTTCTTCGTCGCCGACGACGGCCCCGGCATCCCGCCGGACGAGCGCGAGCGCCTGCTGGAGTTCGGCGAGAGCGGCGGCGACGGCAGCGGCCTCGGACTGGCCATCGTCGACACCATCGCCGAGGCCCACGGCTGGACGCTCACCATCACCGACGCCGCCGGCGGCGGCGCCCGGTTCGAGTTCACCGGCGTCGAGCCGGTCGAGCACGCGGCGACGACCGAGCCCGAGTCCGCTGATACGGGCGGTGCCTGGGAGCTGGCCGGCGGCGGGGCAGACAGCTGAGCGCCGGCGTGGCGACCTCCTCCTCGGTCCGGCGGCGCACGCGGCGGTTGCGCTCCCACCGACGCCACCCGCGCCAACGTTGATTACCGCCCCGCCCGCGGGCCCGACACATGCAGTTCGAACTCACCGAGCACCAGCGGGCCGTCCGGGCCGACGCCCGCGAGTTCGCCCGCGAGCGGATCGCACCGCACGCCCGCGCCCTCGACGCGGCGGGCGAGCACCCGACCGAGGTCCTCGACGCGGCCGGGGACCGCGGATACGCCGGCCTCACCCTCCCCGAGCGGTACGGCGGCCAGGGCGAGGGGCTGGTCGAACTGGCGCTCGTGACCGAGGAACTCTCCGCCGAGTTGATGCCGGTCGCGAGCGCGCTCGCGCTCCACCTCGGCGTGGCCGAGGCCGTCCAGCGCCTCGGCACGGACGCCCAGCGCGAGCGGTTCCTCCCGGAGATGGCCGCGTTCGACACCGTCGGCGCGCTCGGCCTGAGCGAGACCAACGCCGGCAGCGACAAGACGGGCATCGAGACGACCGCTCAGCGCGACGGCGAGGAGTGGGTCCTCGACGGGCACAAGCGCTGGGTCACCAACCTCCAGCACGCCGACGAGGTGCTCACCTACGCCCGCACCGGCGAGCGCGGTGAGGGAGGTGAGGGCGACGGCATCACCGCCTTCCTCGTGCCCGCCGACGCGTTCGAGGTCGAGACGGTCTGGGATACGCTCGGTGCCCGCACCGTCAAATCGCCGAAGGCGACGCTCTCGGGGGTTCGCGTGGACGACGACCGGCAGGTCGGGACCGTCGGGGAGGGCCTGACCGAGCGTGGCCGCCTCCGGACCGGCATCAACGTCCCCGCCCGCGGCGTCGGCATCGCCCGCGCCACGCTGGACGACACGGTCGCGGAGACGAGCGGCCGCGAGCAGGGCGGCCAGCGCATCGCCGACCACCAGGGCGTCCGCTGGCGGGTCGCGGAGATGGCCGAGCGGGTCGACGTGGCGCGGCTGCTCGTGCTCCGGGCGGCCGCCCGTCTCGACGCGGGGACCGGCGCCGCCCGGGAGTTCGCCATGGCGAAGACGTACGCGACGGAGGCCGCCGTCGAGAACGCCAACGACGCGCTCCAGTTGCACGGCGGCATCGGCTACACAACCGAGCGCGACGTGGAGCGCCACCTCCGGGATGCGCGGCTGCTGACCATCGCCGGCGGGCCGAACGAGGGGCACCTGGACAAACTCGCGGACGCGGTCTACGACCAGCACC from Haloglomus litoreum includes the following:
- a CDS encoding acyl-CoA dehydrogenase family protein, whose amino-acid sequence is MQFELTEHQRAVRADAREFARERIAPHARALDAAGEHPTEVLDAAGDRGYAGLTLPERYGGQGEGLVELALVTEELSAELMPVASALALHLGVAEAVQRLGTDAQRERFLPEMAAFDTVGALGLSETNAGSDKTGIETTAQRDGEEWVLDGHKRWVTNLQHADEVLTYARTGERGEGGEGDGITAFLVPADAFEVETVWDTLGARTVKSPKATLSGVRVDDDRQVGTVGEGLTERGRLRTGINVPARGVGIARATLDDTVAETSGREQGGQRIADHQGVRWRVAEMAERVDVARLLVLRAAARLDAGTGAAREFAMAKTYATEAAVENANDALQLHGGIGYTTERDVERHLRDARLLTIAGGPNEGHLDKLADAVYDQHPR
- a CDS encoding sensor histidine kinase, which produces MIQVPVPAAPLQAAGSVPVPLLAYVGAFLAAALACLAGLARLSVIEDADTRRGMAGLLVTSALWSLSHVVFLVVPVEAVRLGAYYAGLVAGFAAVGAWLYFCSAYTGRGLHRNTTYRRIGVAAFAVVVALKLTNPVHGLYFTTTTATTPFPHLAVEHQLLHWLAMGLSYALAAVGAFMLLELFTLTGYDTRSLVALLGLMGLPLGFDLLGRSSPLLVDMTYEPLGVAAFAVGTLFVFSERFQAVRLAGDIEDPVVILGEGGVIRDTNGAAVDLFPSLEDAVGDRLTERVPELAGELTEGADDIMQLERGGETRYYHVSTNPFTVGNTRLGRMVLVNDVTREERYRRQIEDQNERLGRLAGVISHDLRNPLNVASGRLEMVRNQRDDENLEAVAMSLDRMRRLIENLLTMTREGLDVGDRTPVSLATLAEDAWSTVDTDGAELVVEDDVRLLADPDRLRQVLENLFRNSVEHGSTSSRPPADDSVEHGSAGSRTASDDAAEHGTDTVTVTVGALDVTDGDDVGFFVADDGPGIPPDERERLLEFGESGGDGSGLGLAIVDTIAEAHGWTLTITDAAGGGARFEFTGVEPVEHAATTEPESADTGGAWELAGGGADS